One Mauremys mutica isolate MM-2020 ecotype Southern chromosome 9, ASM2049712v1, whole genome shotgun sequence DNA segment encodes these proteins:
- the STARD8 gene encoding stAR-related lipid transfer protein 8 isoform X1 has product MTLNACASMKLEVHFQRKQNEDSEEEDLCAISDRWAFQRDSKRWSRIGSVDFLSHSPEVLNSTMRQTSSRESILTDSSANLEVTSLHSNTGTGSTGGTVGIVATLPDVSPSQDSPNITKSNESLSDHSVTNQSPNQSGSSKDKSKKRRSRSFLKRIESFRRKDKEKSDSKVKDATSGGTVTKPGWDSAKSNGDLTAATTISPKRGMSSSFHGNKHFLSVGYRTNRMSNLGERKPGSELRRGAVYLEDYETALKNSTSWAAGEQHQRHVYKGDCLIHLPGDHKPGTFPKSLSIESLCPLDGSPLAHWKPGNKAVGLSGCGVGGSSSSMDDSSPRGFACRQRRGSCSSVGSRASVYDNVPEFGSSEDFFSMDGEVSYKNLDDILQDVWGLQRKVELWSKALSPDLGEGAEGEGEEETDSGEEPTFPSNLNFEEQSMSDVGTSASDFDSTGNSLNEAEEIEMRERRDSGVGASLTRPCRKLRWHSFQNSHRPSLNSASLEINRQSSAQLNLLQKCSLLRLTAIMEKYSVPHKQAWAWTVPKFMKRSKAPDYRDKMVFGVPPIINVQRTGQPLPQSIQQAMRHIRSQCLDQIGIFRKSGVKSRIQVLRHMNEASPDNVNYEGQSAYDVADLLKQYFRDLPEPIFTSKLTDTFLQIYQFVPKEQRLQAVQAAIILMPDENREVLQTLLYFLSDIASAEENQMTSGNLAVCLAPSIFHLNVSKKESTSPRMIQKRGTMGKPDQKDLNENMAATQGLSHMITDCKKLFQIPHDMMLQLGNSYMAADTHPLSLAELMSHSLQGEGKEFQAYLEDNVQNLLKESSEKFKGWLSTAGPQNTELSCKKVGDGHPLRLWKVCTEMEASPYTVLQRVLRERHLWDEDLLQGEVIQALDESMEVYHYVTDSMAPHPRRDFIVLRKWRMDLPRGACLLVSMSLEHEKLQVEGGVRAVVLTSQYLIEPCGMGRSKVTHVCRADLRGRSPEWYSKVFGQLCAMELARIRDSFPVLNPGGPETKI; this is encoded by the exons AATGAAGACTCAGAGGAAGAAGATCTTTGTGCCATCAGCGACCGATGGGCCTTCCAGAGGGACAGCAAAAGGTGGTCCAGAATTGGCTCTGTTGACTTTCTCTCCCACAGTCCAGAGGTGCTGAACTCCACCATGCGGCAGACATCCAGCCGTGAGAGCATCCTTACGGACTCCAGTGCCAATCTGGAAGTCACTTCGCTCCACAGCAATACTGGCACAGGTAGCACTGGCGGCACAGTTGGCATTGTGGCCACCCTGCCTGATGTGTCACCCAGCCAGGACTCTCCAAACATCACCAAATCCAACGAGAGCTTGAGTGACCACTCCGTGACAAACCAATCCCCAAATCAGAGTGGGAGTTCTAAGGACAAGTCCAAGAAGCGGCGGTCCCGCAGCTTCCTAAAAAGGATAGAGTCTTTCCGAAGGAAGGACAAAGAGAAATCTGACTCCAAAGTGAAGGATGCCACTAGTGGCGGGACAGTGACCAAACCAGGATGGGACTCTGCGAAGAGCAATGGGGATCTTACTGCTGCCACGACCATCTCCCCCAAAAGAGGAATGTCCTCCTCTTTCCATGGCAACAAACACTTTCTCTCGGTGGGATATAGGACTAATCGCATGTCAAACTTGGGTGAGAGGAAGCCGGGCTCTGAACTGAGACGCGGTGCAGTCTATCTGGAGGACTATGAAACAGCCCTGAAAAATAGCaccagctgggctgctggagaACAGCACCAGCGGCACGTGTACAAGGGCGACTGCCTGATCCACCTCCCTGGGGACCACAAGCCGGGGACTTTCCCCAAATCTCTCTCCATCGAAAGCTTGTGTCCTCTCGATGGCAGCCCTTTGGCCCACTGGAAACCTGGGAACAAAGCGGTGGGACTTTCAGGGTGTGGagtgggtggcagcagcagcagcatggacgACTCCTCGCCGCGGGGCTTTGCATGCCGGCAGAGGCGGGGCTCGTGCAGCTCCGTGGGCAGCCGGGCGAGCGTGTACGACAACGTGCCCGAGTTTGGCAGCAGCGAAGATTTCTTCAGCATGGATGGGGAGGTGAGCTACAAAAACCTGGATGACATCTTGCAGGACgtctgggggctgcagcggaaggTGGAGCTCTGGTCTAAGGCGCTCAGCCCCGACCTgggtgagggggcagagggggaaggagaggaggagacgGACTCAGGAGAGGAGCCCACCTTCCCCTCCAACCTGAACTTTGAAGAGCAGTCCATGTCCGACGTGGGCACCTCTGCCAGCGACTTCGACAGCACGGGCAACTCCTTGAATGAGGCGGAGGAGATTGAGATGAGAGAGCGCAGGGATTCAGGTGTGGGAGCGTCCCTCACCAGACCTTGCAG GAAGCTACGCTGGCACAGTTTCCAGAACTCCCATCGTCCCAGCTTGAACTCTGCCTCCTTGGAGATCAACCGCCAGTCCTCCGCTCAGCTCAACCTGCTGCAGAAGTGCTCGCTGCTTCGCCTCACCGCCATCATGGAGAAGTACTCTGTGCCGCACAagcaggcctgggcgtg GACTGTCCCCAAGTTCATGAAGAGGAGCAAAGCCCCCGACTACAGGGACAAAATGGTCTTTGGGGTCCCGCCAATCATTAATGTGCAGAGGACAGGGCAGCCTCTGCCGCAGAGCATCCAGCAGGCCATGCGCCACATCCGCAGCCAGTGCCTGGACCAG ATTGGCATTTTCCGGAAGTCGGGGGTGAAGTCTCGGATCCAGGTGCTGAGACACATGAACGAAGCCTCCCCCGACAACGTGAACTATGAAGGGCAGTCGGCCTACGATGTGGCCGACCTGCTGAAGCAGTATTTCCGCGACCTGCCAGAGCCCATCTTTACCAGCAAGCTCACCGACACCTTCCTGCAGATCTATCAAT TTGTCCCAAAAGAGCAGAGGCTGCAAGCTGTCCAGGCAGCCATCATCCTGATGCCAGATGAGAACCGGGAAGTGCTGCAGACATTGTTGTACTTCCTGAGTGACATTGCCTCAGCTGAGGAGAACCAGATGACATCTGGGAACCTGGCGGTGTGTCTGGCCCCATCCATTTTCCACCTCAACGTGTCCAAGAAGGAGAGCACCTCACCCAG GATGATTCAGAAGAGAGGCACCATGGGAAAGCCTGACCAGAAGGACCTGAATGAAAACATGGCTGCCACCCAGGGGCTCTCCCATATGATCACAGACTGTAAGAAGCTGTTCCAG ATACCCCACGACATGATGCTTCAGCTGGGCAACTCCTACATGGCAGCAGACACCCACCCGCTCTCGCTGGCTGAGCTAATGAGCCACAGCTTGCAAGGGGAGGGCAAGGAGTTCCAAGCTTACTTGGAAGATAACGTGCAGAACCTGCTCAAAGAGTCCTCAGAGAAGTTCAAAGGGTGGCTCAGCACCGCAGGGCCCCAGAACACAGAGCTCTCTTGCAAAAAG GTTGGTGACGGACATCCGCTGCGCTTGTGGAAGGTCTGCACAGAGATGGAGGCCTCTCCCTACACGGTGCTGCAGAGGGTACTCCGGGAGCGTCACCTCTGGGATGAGGACCTGCTGCAAGGCGAAGTGATACAGGCCCTGGACGAGAGCATGGAGGTTTATCACTACGTCACGGACAGCATGGCGCCCCATCCCCGCAGGGACTTCATCGTTCTCAG GAAGTGGCGCATGGACCTACCACGAGGGGCTTGCCTGCTGGTCTCCATGTCACTGGAACACGAAAAGCTGCAGGTGGAAGGAGGGGTCAGGGCCGTGGTGTTAACATCTCAGTATCTGATTGAACCGTGCGGGATGGGTCGGTCCAAAGTGACCCATGTCTGCAGAGCTGATCTCCG GGGCCGGTCTCCCGAGTGGTACAGCAAGGTCTTTGGACAACTTTGTGCTATGGAGCTGGCAAGGATACGAGATTcttttccagtgcttaacccaGGTGGCCCTGAGACAAAGATTTGA
- the STARD8 gene encoding stAR-related lipid transfer protein 8 isoform X3: MLFYQFNLSTVREVEAKKACDWLRAAGFPQYAQLYEDSLFPIDIVSVKKDHSFLDQDSLKSLCRRLMTLNACASMKLEVHFQRKQNEDSEEEDLCAISDRWAFQRDSKRWSRIGSVDFLSHSPEVLNSTMRQTSSRESILTDSSANLEVTSLHSNTGTGSTGGTVGIVATLPDVSPSQDSPNITKSNESLSDHSVTNQSPNQSGSSKDKSKKRRSRSFLKRIESFRRKDKEKSDSKVKDATSGGTVTKPGWDSAKSNGDLTAATTISPKRGMSSSFHGNKHFLSVGYRTNRMSNLGERKPGSELRRGAVYLEDYETALKNSTSWAAGEQHQRHVYKGDCLIHLPGDHKPGTFPKSLSIESLCPLDGSPLAHWKPGNKAVGLSGCGVGGSSSSMDDSSPRGFACRQRRGSCSSVGSRASVYDNVPEFGSSEDFFSMDGEVSYKNLDDILQDVWGLQRKVELWSKALSPDLGEGAEGEGEEETDSGEEPTFPSNLNFEEQSMSDVGTSASDFDSTGNSLNEAEEIEMRERRDSGVGASLTRPCRKLRWHSFQNSHRPSLNSASLEINRQSSAQLNLLQKCSLLRLTAIMEKYSVPHKQAWAWTVPKFMKRSKAPDYRDKMVFGVPPIINVQRTGQPLPQSIQQAMRHIRSQCLDQIGIFRKSGVKSRIQVLRHMNEASPDNVNYEGQSAYDVADLLKQYFRDLPEPIFTSKLTDTFLQIYQFVPKEQRLQAVQAAIILMPDENREVLQTLLYFLSDIASAEENQMTSGNLAVCLAPSIFHLNVSKKESTSPRMIQKRGTMGKPDQKDLNENMAATQGLSHMITDCKKLFQIPHDMMLQLGNSYMAADTHPLSLAELMSHSLQGEGKEFQAYLEDNVQNLLKESSEKFKGWLSTAGPQNTELSCKKVGDGHPLRLWKVCTEMEASPYTVLQRVLRERHLWDEDLLQGEVIQALDESMEVYHYVTDSMAPHPRRDFIVLRKWRMDLPRGACLLVSMSLEHEKLQVEGGVRAVVLTSQYLIEPCGMGRSKVTHVCRADLRGRSPEWYSKVFGQLCAMELARIRDSFPVLNPGGPETKI, translated from the exons AATGAAGACTCAGAGGAAGAAGATCTTTGTGCCATCAGCGACCGATGGGCCTTCCAGAGGGACAGCAAAAGGTGGTCCAGAATTGGCTCTGTTGACTTTCTCTCCCACAGTCCAGAGGTGCTGAACTCCACCATGCGGCAGACATCCAGCCGTGAGAGCATCCTTACGGACTCCAGTGCCAATCTGGAAGTCACTTCGCTCCACAGCAATACTGGCACAGGTAGCACTGGCGGCACAGTTGGCATTGTGGCCACCCTGCCTGATGTGTCACCCAGCCAGGACTCTCCAAACATCACCAAATCCAACGAGAGCTTGAGTGACCACTCCGTGACAAACCAATCCCCAAATCAGAGTGGGAGTTCTAAGGACAAGTCCAAGAAGCGGCGGTCCCGCAGCTTCCTAAAAAGGATAGAGTCTTTCCGAAGGAAGGACAAAGAGAAATCTGACTCCAAAGTGAAGGATGCCACTAGTGGCGGGACAGTGACCAAACCAGGATGGGACTCTGCGAAGAGCAATGGGGATCTTACTGCTGCCACGACCATCTCCCCCAAAAGAGGAATGTCCTCCTCTTTCCATGGCAACAAACACTTTCTCTCGGTGGGATATAGGACTAATCGCATGTCAAACTTGGGTGAGAGGAAGCCGGGCTCTGAACTGAGACGCGGTGCAGTCTATCTGGAGGACTATGAAACAGCCCTGAAAAATAGCaccagctgggctgctggagaACAGCACCAGCGGCACGTGTACAAGGGCGACTGCCTGATCCACCTCCCTGGGGACCACAAGCCGGGGACTTTCCCCAAATCTCTCTCCATCGAAAGCTTGTGTCCTCTCGATGGCAGCCCTTTGGCCCACTGGAAACCTGGGAACAAAGCGGTGGGACTTTCAGGGTGTGGagtgggtggcagcagcagcagcatggacgACTCCTCGCCGCGGGGCTTTGCATGCCGGCAGAGGCGGGGCTCGTGCAGCTCCGTGGGCAGCCGGGCGAGCGTGTACGACAACGTGCCCGAGTTTGGCAGCAGCGAAGATTTCTTCAGCATGGATGGGGAGGTGAGCTACAAAAACCTGGATGACATCTTGCAGGACgtctgggggctgcagcggaaggTGGAGCTCTGGTCTAAGGCGCTCAGCCCCGACCTgggtgagggggcagagggggaaggagaggaggagacgGACTCAGGAGAGGAGCCCACCTTCCCCTCCAACCTGAACTTTGAAGAGCAGTCCATGTCCGACGTGGGCACCTCTGCCAGCGACTTCGACAGCACGGGCAACTCCTTGAATGAGGCGGAGGAGATTGAGATGAGAGAGCGCAGGGATTCAGGTGTGGGAGCGTCCCTCACCAGACCTTGCAG GAAGCTACGCTGGCACAGTTTCCAGAACTCCCATCGTCCCAGCTTGAACTCTGCCTCCTTGGAGATCAACCGCCAGTCCTCCGCTCAGCTCAACCTGCTGCAGAAGTGCTCGCTGCTTCGCCTCACCGCCATCATGGAGAAGTACTCTGTGCCGCACAagcaggcctgggcgtg GACTGTCCCCAAGTTCATGAAGAGGAGCAAAGCCCCCGACTACAGGGACAAAATGGTCTTTGGGGTCCCGCCAATCATTAATGTGCAGAGGACAGGGCAGCCTCTGCCGCAGAGCATCCAGCAGGCCATGCGCCACATCCGCAGCCAGTGCCTGGACCAG ATTGGCATTTTCCGGAAGTCGGGGGTGAAGTCTCGGATCCAGGTGCTGAGACACATGAACGAAGCCTCCCCCGACAACGTGAACTATGAAGGGCAGTCGGCCTACGATGTGGCCGACCTGCTGAAGCAGTATTTCCGCGACCTGCCAGAGCCCATCTTTACCAGCAAGCTCACCGACACCTTCCTGCAGATCTATCAAT TTGTCCCAAAAGAGCAGAGGCTGCAAGCTGTCCAGGCAGCCATCATCCTGATGCCAGATGAGAACCGGGAAGTGCTGCAGACATTGTTGTACTTCCTGAGTGACATTGCCTCAGCTGAGGAGAACCAGATGACATCTGGGAACCTGGCGGTGTGTCTGGCCCCATCCATTTTCCACCTCAACGTGTCCAAGAAGGAGAGCACCTCACCCAG GATGATTCAGAAGAGAGGCACCATGGGAAAGCCTGACCAGAAGGACCTGAATGAAAACATGGCTGCCACCCAGGGGCTCTCCCATATGATCACAGACTGTAAGAAGCTGTTCCAG ATACCCCACGACATGATGCTTCAGCTGGGCAACTCCTACATGGCAGCAGACACCCACCCGCTCTCGCTGGCTGAGCTAATGAGCCACAGCTTGCAAGGGGAGGGCAAGGAGTTCCAAGCTTACTTGGAAGATAACGTGCAGAACCTGCTCAAAGAGTCCTCAGAGAAGTTCAAAGGGTGGCTCAGCACCGCAGGGCCCCAGAACACAGAGCTCTCTTGCAAAAAG GTTGGTGACGGACATCCGCTGCGCTTGTGGAAGGTCTGCACAGAGATGGAGGCCTCTCCCTACACGGTGCTGCAGAGGGTACTCCGGGAGCGTCACCTCTGGGATGAGGACCTGCTGCAAGGCGAAGTGATACAGGCCCTGGACGAGAGCATGGAGGTTTATCACTACGTCACGGACAGCATGGCGCCCCATCCCCGCAGGGACTTCATCGTTCTCAG GAAGTGGCGCATGGACCTACCACGAGGGGCTTGCCTGCTGGTCTCCATGTCACTGGAACACGAAAAGCTGCAGGTGGAAGGAGGGGTCAGGGCCGTGGTGTTAACATCTCAGTATCTGATTGAACCGTGCGGGATGGGTCGGTCCAAAGTGACCCATGTCTGCAGAGCTGATCTCCG GGGCCGGTCTCCCGAGTGGTACAGCAAGGTCTTTGGACAACTTTGTGCTATGGAGCTGGCAAGGATACGAGATTcttttccagtgcttaacccaGGTGGCCCTGAGACAAAGATTTGA